TAATTATAACTCCTTTATTATTTTATGATTTCTTTAATTCTTTCTAGTAATCCTTTAGACCAAGTTTCTGTTATTTCTTTATATTGATAGAAAGGTTTCGCTTTTTCATTAAACTCATCAAAATCTATTTCTGTTACTTTAACTCCTTCTTTTTTCAATTTCTCTAAACAATCAATATCCGCTTGTTCTGCTAATTTATTTTGATAATCTCCTGCTTCTCTACAAGTAGAAATTAATAACTCTTGTTGTTCTTTTGTTAAACTATTAAAGAAAGATGTTCCTACAACAATAGAAGATAAATCTCTGATATGACCATCTAACATTAAATTTTTAGCAACTTCTTGATATTTTCCACTATAAATAACTGATAATGGATTTTCTAATCCTTCAATAGTTCCTTGTTGTAATGATGTGTAAACTTCTGATAAAGCCATTGGAGTTGGTGTTGCTCCCAATACTTCAAATCCTTTAACATGAATAGTACTATTTTGCGTACGAATTTTCATTCCTTTTAAATCTTTTACACTTTTAACTGGCTTAGTTGTTATAGTATGTCTAACCCCATATCTCCAATTTTCTCCTATTATTTTCATTCCTTTGCTTTCTAATTGAGTCATTTGTTCTTTCCACCAGTCGCTTGCAACTAATTTATCTAATTGTTCCCAATTTTCAAATAAATATGGTGCTTGCATTATTCCTAAGTCAGGAACTCCTCTATCTGCATAAAAAGGTCCATTTCCTATTGCTGCAATGGCATCCCCTGCTAACATTTGATCTATTAAATCACTTTTAGAACCTAATTGTCCTGATGGAAAAACTTCTAATTTCATTGTTCCGTTACTACGTTCATCTAAAATTTTTGCCCAATAAAGAGCTGCCTCTTGAACAGGATCTCCAGGATTATTATCATGTCCAAATTGTAATACAATTACATCATTTTTTTCATTAACAACTTCTTTTTTTTCGCCTCCACATCCTCCAACAAGTAAAGTTCCTAATAACATTGATACACATAAAATTTTTTTCATATTTTCCTCCTTTTTTATCCTAATAAAATTGATATTTTATTTGCTACTTCTTTTATTTTTTCTCCTCTTTTTTTCATTTCATTTTCTGAAACATTTCCATATAATCCAGCAATACTTATAGCTCCTATAACCTTTCCATCTTGAAATAAAGGAGCAGCCACACAAGAAATATCTTCATCTCCTTCACGATAGTCTTTTGAATAACCTCTTTCTTTAGCCTCTAATATATCTTTTTTTAATTTATATGGGTCTATTATTGTATATTTAGTTTTTGCTACTAACTTTATTCTTTGAATATATTCTTCGATTTCTTTTTCTGTAAATGTTGATAGAATAGCTTTTCCTAATCCTGTATAATATAAAGATTTTTTACTTCCTAGAACTGCTGTTATTTTTATATTTTTTGTACTTTCTATTTTTCCAACATATAAAACATAATCGCCATCTTTAAGAGCTAAAAAAATAGTTTCATTATATTCTTCATTTAATTTTTTTAAAAATGGATTAACAACGTCTATAATTTCTCTTTTATTTTTTACAGATAAAGATAATTCTAATATTTTATTTCCTAATATATATCTTTTATTCTCTTCCGACTCTTGATATATGTACTCTTTTTTTAATAAAGCTTTTACTATATCATCTACAGAACTTCTAGGAATTTCCAATTCTTTTGATATCTCTGAAATTGTCATTCCTTTTTTTGAGGAAGCTATAATTTCTAAAATTTCTAGAGTTTTTAAAGTTGATTTATTCATAAAATTACTCCTCTTTTAAAATTTTCATTGCTCCTTTTACTGAAAAATCATTTTCTAAAATTAATTCAATATCAGAAAATATATTTAATTTTTTTAAGATTAGATACAAAGCATTAGAAATTATATTATTACCTACTATTACAATCTTGTTATATTTATTTTGATAATTATTTTTATAAATAGCTTTTATATCTCCCTCTATTATTATTCCAAGTAAATAATTTTCTTTTTCTTCTAATGATAAATTTTGAGCTAAATCAAGCCCACGTAACATAAATGTAGATTGATTTATACCATATTTTTTACTCATCTCATAACCTAATAACAAAAATTTTTCATTTATTTTATTACAAAACTTTCCTTCTACAGAATTTTTTAAAATAGTATTTTTAGTTAATACCTCATATAATTCTCCACTCATTGTTGTTGTAAAATCAACCACATTTTTTTCTCTTATTTCAATAATTTTATTATGAGACCCTGGTAAAAGTAGTATAAAATCTTCTTTTGTATCAAGTTTATCTAATATTCCAAAAACTTCCGTTTCTTCTCCTCTAATAACATCTATACTTTTTAAGTTATCTTCTAAAAAATATTGTTTTTCAACTTTTATTCCAGGAATTAACAAAATATTAAACTCTTTTAATTTGCAAACTTCTATTTTTTCTCTTATCTTTTTTAAATTCACTGGAACTTTTATATGTTTAACTTCTTTTAATCCTAAGGAAGAAGTGATCATTCCAGAAGCGACAATATATTCAATATCTTCTTTTTCAAGTTTATTTTCCTCAAAAATTTTTTTTAAAAACTCATATAAATTTTGAATAAATAATTCTTTACCTATTTTTACTCCATTCGGTGATTTTTTTTCAAAAATTATTTTTTTATCTTTAATAATTCTTATTCTTAAATTCGATGTTCCAGCATCTATTGCTATTATTTTTTTCATATTTTTGTCGCCTCTATATTTTTTAAAATATTTTTTGTATTTTTAATCTTTTCTCTTAATTCTTCAAATTTATTTTCTTTTATTAATTTATTATCTATAAGAGAACTTCCTAAGCCTACACTACAAAAACCTCTTTTAAAAAATTCATTCATATTTTTTTCAGAAACTCCACCAACTGCCATACAATCGAAATTATTTAATGGTCCTTTTAAAGCCTTTAAATATGTCATAGGCATTTCATTTGCTGGGAATAATTTTAAAATTTTACAACATTTGTATTTCAATGCTATTGCAGCTTCAGAAGGAGTTAAAAAACCACAAACACATAAAATATTTGTTTTTTCTACTTCCTTTAAAATTTCTTCATCTGTATTTGGAGTTAAAATAAATTTTACATTATTTTTTATTGCAAATTTTAATCTTTCTTTAGTAGTAACTGTTCCTGCGCCTATTATAAAATCATTTTCATACTTTTTTAGAATTTTAAATTGTTCTTCGATATCATTACTATTTAGTGCAATTTCTAAAACTTTTATTTTTTCTTCTTTTAAAATTTCAAGAAGTTTTTCTAAATGAAGTGTTGGAACATTTCTTAAAATCGTAACAATTTTCTCTGCTTTTATAATTTCTTTTATATCATTCATAAAAATAAGACCTCCTTCTTATTATAATTTAACGTAAATACGTTATTATAACGTGTTTATGTTTTTTAAATTTTACTTTACCACTTTTTTAAATTCAACACTTTTTCAAAAAATATATTTTTATTATATTTTTTGTTTTAAAATAATACTATATTTCCGATTTACGTGACGTAAATACGTTGCTATTTTTTGTTTTTTTTATTTTAAAACTTTCTAACTTTGTATTAAAAAATTTAAATATTATATTAACTAAAAAAAAGATAGAGATATTACTCTCTATCTTTTTTCTTCAATCCCAAATAAATTATTAAATAGTCCTTTTGGATTTTTATTTGAAAAGTCTATTTCCTTATACTCATCTTCTTTTAAAGTTATAAACTTTATTTTCATTTCTTTATATTCATATAAATAATCATTATCTTCTTTCTTTAATTCTTTTTGAAAATCTTCTATATTATCACTATTAATAATAAAATTTCCTATTGATAGTAATAC
The DNA window shown above is from Fusobacterium perfoetens ATCC 29250 and carries:
- a CDS encoding 2-dehydro-3-deoxygalactonokinase, encoding MKKIIAIDAGTSNLRIRIIKDKKIIFEKKSPNGVKIGKELFIQNLYEFLKKIFEENKLEKEDIEYIVASGMITSSLGLKEVKHIKVPVNLKKIREKIEVCKLKEFNILLIPGIKVEKQYFLEDNLKSIDVIRGEETEVFGILDKLDTKEDFILLLPGSHNKIIEIREKNVVDFTTTMSGELYEVLTKNTILKNSVEGKFCNKINEKFLLLGYEMSKKYGINQSTFMLRGLDLAQNLSLEEKENYLLGIIIEGDIKAIYKNNYQNKYNKIVIVGNNIISNALYLILKKLNIFSDIELILENDFSVKGAMKILKEE
- a CDS encoding bifunctional 4-hydroxy-2-oxoglutarate aldolase/2-dehydro-3-deoxy-phosphogluconate aldolase: MNDIKEIIKAEKIVTILRNVPTLHLEKLLEILKEEKIKVLEIALNSNDIEEQFKILKKYENDFIIGAGTVTTKERLKFAIKNNVKFILTPNTDEEILKEVEKTNILCVCGFLTPSEAAIALKYKCCKILKLFPANEMPMTYLKALKGPLNNFDCMAVGGVSEKNMNEFFKRGFCSVGLGSSLIDNKLIKENKFEELREKIKNTKNILKNIEATKI
- a CDS encoding IclR family transcriptional regulator, with product MNKSTLKTLEILEIIASSKKGMTISEISKELEIPRSSVDDIVKALLKKEYIYQESEENKRYILGNKILELSLSVKNKREIIDVVNPFLKKLNEEYNETIFLALKDGDYVLYVGKIESTKNIKITAVLGSKKSLYYTGLGKAILSTFTEKEIEEYIQRIKLVAKTKYTIIDPYKLKKDILEAKERGYSKDYREGDEDISCVAAPLFQDGKVIGAISIAGLYGNVSENEMKKRGEKIKEVANKISILLG
- a CDS encoding C4-dicarboxylate TRAP transporter substrate-binding protein, whose protein sequence is MKKILCVSMLLGTLLVGGCGGEKKEVVNEKNDVIVLQFGHDNNPGDPVQEAALYWAKILDERSNGTMKLEVFPSGQLGSKSDLIDQMLAGDAIAAIGNGPFYADRGVPDLGIMQAPYLFENWEQLDKLVASDWWKEQMTQLESKGMKIIGENWRYGVRHTITTKPVKSVKDLKGMKIRTQNSTIHVKGFEVLGATPTPMALSEVYTSLQQGTIEGLENPLSVIYSGKYQEVAKNLMLDGHIRDLSSIVVGTSFFNSLTKEQQELLISTCREAGDYQNKLAEQADIDCLEKLKKEGVKVTEIDFDEFNEKAKPFYQYKEITETWSKGLLERIKEIIK